The following is a genomic window from Aeromonas sp. FDAARGOS 1405.
TTGCCATCACCGCTGCTGGCGGGCGCTGCAGCCTTGGCCGGAGCCTGCTTGACAGGTGCCGCTTTGGCAGGCTTGGCCGCTGGCGCCTTGACGGGAGCAGGGGCAGCAGCGGGAGTGGCCATCGCCAGTGCGGTCGGTTCACCCAGGAAGCCATCTTGCGCCACTGTGTTGGATGCCGTTGCTGGCGGGGTGGTCGGGGTCATCTCGATGGGCTTCATCGGTTCCATGATCACCATCTGGTCCGGGGTGTCGTTGATCAGCTCCAGTCGAACGCGAGCTGTGCCGCTATCGACCATCTCCAGCTGCTTGGCTGCCGCATAGGAGAGGTCGATCAGGTGAGGGCTGTTGAAAGGGCCGCGATCGTTGACCCGCACTATGGTCTCCAGCCCGTTGTCCAGATTGGTGACCCGCACATAGCTCGGGATGGGCAGGTTGCGATGGGCGGCGCTGAACAGCTTGCTGTCCAGCACATCGCCGTTGGCGGTCTTCTGGCCATCCAGATCCGGTGACAGCCAGCTGGCGGAGCCCTCTTCGCTATAGTGCTTGATATCGCGCCACACCTCGTTTTTCTGTTTGCCAATCCAGTAGTCCCGGTTGCCGCTCGCGCTCAGGGGCTCCGGGCGTGGGATGGCGCCGGTGGCTTGCGGGATCTCGATAACGGGTGGCTTGCTGACCGGTGCAGGCGGCTCGACAGGGGCGCTCTGTTCCGGCTGGCTGCTACAGGCGGCCAGCAACAAGCTCAGACTGAGCGGGAGGAGTTTGTGACGAAGATGCATACGCTTCCTGAATGGCTTGGCTAAGTTGATACACCGCCATCGCGTAGAGTGGGCTGCGATTGTAGCGGGTGATCACGTAAAAGTTATGCCGTGCGACCCAGTATTCCGGTCCATCGGCTTGGGCAAGCGCCAGCAACTTGACCGGCGTCTGCGGGGCCAGCGGCGTGGCGAGCTCAATCCCTGCCGCCGCCAGTTCTGACCACTGTTGTGTGAGCTCGGGCTC
Proteins encoded in this region:
- a CDS encoding septal ring lytic transglycosylase RlpA family protein, producing the protein MHLRHKLLPLSLSLLLAACSSQPEQSAPVEPPAPVSKPPVIEIPQATGAIPRPEPLSASGNRDYWIGKQKNEVWRDIKHYSEEGSASWLSPDLDGQKTANGDVLDSKLFSAAHRNLPIPSYVRVTNLDNGLETIVRVNDRGPFNSPHLIDLSYAAAKQLEMVDSGTARVRLELINDTPDQMVIMEPMKPIEMTPTTPPATASNTVAQDGFLGEPTALAMATPAAAPAPVKAPAAKPAKAAPVKQAPAKAAAPASSGDGKMIQVLASGSRDRAEAMGKVMTQRHGVPYRIEAHGAIFRVLIGPVEADKQAALLEKVRQGGLEQAFIVP